The Sphingomonas sanxanigenens DSM 19645 = NX02 genome includes a region encoding these proteins:
- the rplC gene encoding 50S ribosomal protein L3: MRTGVIAKKMGMTRLFKDDGRHVPVTVLSLEGCQVVARKIEAVDGYVAVQLGAGVAKAKNVAKPQRGHFGKAEVEPKAELAEFRVAEDALLDVGAWLSADHFVAGQYVDITGHTQGKGFAGAMKRWGFGGLRATHGVSVSHRSHGSTGNRQDPGRVFKNKKMAGHMGDRQRTQQNLEIVSTDVERGLIFVKGSVPGHKGTWLLVKDAVKLPRHAEAPYPAGLKAANSNAPADTPAEDVAAVEATEGQEG; the protein is encoded by the coding sequence ATGCGCACTGGCGTGATCGCGAAGAAAATGGGCATGACGCGCCTGTTCAAGGACGATGGGCGGCACGTGCCGGTCACCGTCCTCAGCCTCGAAGGCTGCCAGGTCGTCGCTCGCAAGATTGAGGCTGTCGACGGCTATGTCGCCGTCCAGCTCGGCGCCGGCGTCGCCAAGGCGAAGAACGTCGCCAAGCCGCAGCGCGGCCACTTCGGCAAGGCCGAGGTCGAGCCGAAGGCGGAGCTCGCCGAGTTTCGTGTCGCCGAGGATGCGCTCCTCGACGTTGGCGCGTGGCTCTCGGCCGATCATTTCGTTGCCGGCCAGTATGTCGACATCACCGGCCACACCCAGGGCAAGGGTTTTGCCGGCGCGATGAAGCGCTGGGGCTTCGGCGGTCTGCGCGCGACGCACGGCGTTTCGGTCTCGCACCGTTCGCACGGTTCGACGGGTAACCGCCAGGATCCGGGCCGCGTCTTCAAGAACAAGAAGATGGCCGGTCACATGGGCGACCGTCAGCGCACCCAGCAGAACCTCGAGATCGTCTCGACCGACGTCGAGCGCGGCCTGATCTTCGTCAAGGGTTCGGTTCCCGGTCACAAGGGCACCTGGTTGCTCGTCAAGGATGCGGTGAAGCTGCCGCGCCACGCCGAAGCGCCGTATCCCGCCGGCCTGAAGGCCGCCAATTCCAACGCTCCCGCCGACACGCCCGCCGAGGATGTGGCTGCGGTTGAAGCGACCGAAGGCCAGGAGGGCTAA
- the rpsJ gene encoding 30S ribosomal protein S10 has translation METQNIRIRLKAFDHRVLDQATGDIADTARRTGALIRGPIPLPTRIEKFTVNRGPHIDKKSREQFEVRTYKRLLDIVQPTPQTVDALMKLDLAAGVDVEIKLA, from the coding sequence ATGGAAACGCAGAATATTCGTATTCGCCTCAAGGCTTTTGATCACCGCGTGCTGGATCAGGCCACTGGCGACATTGCCGACACCGCCCGTCGCACGGGCGCGCTCATTCGCGGTCCGATCCCCCTGCCGACGCGCATCGAGAAGTTCACCGTGAACCGCGGCCCGCACATCGACAAGAAGTCGCGCGAGCAGTTCGAGGTGAGGACGTACAAGCGGCTGCTGGATATCGTGCAGCCCACGCCGCAGACGGTGGACGCGCTGATGAAGCTCGACCTTGCCGCCGGCGTCGACGTCGAGATCAAGCTGGCCTGA
- the tuf gene encoding elongation factor Tu produces the protein MAKAKFERNKPHVNIGTIGHVDHGKTSLTAAITKVLAETGGATFVDYANIDKAPEERERGITISTAHVEYETADRHYAHVDCPGHADYVKNMITGAAQMDGAILVVSATDGPMPQTKEHILLAKQVGVPTMVVFMNKVDQVDDEEILELVELEIREELSKRDFPGDDIPIIRGSALAALEGTNDEIGKKAILALMAAVDSFIPQPERPLDKPFLMPIEDVFSISGRGTVVTGRVETGIVKVGEEVEIVGIKDTRKTVVTGVEMFRKLLDQGQAGDNIGALIRGVGREEVERGQVLCKPGSIKPHTEFSSEVYVLSKDEGGRHTPFFANYRPQFYFRTTDVTGEVVLPEGTEMVMPGDNVNLGVKLIAPIAMDQGLRFAIREGGRTVGAGVVATITK, from the coding sequence ATGGCGAAAGCTAAATTCGAGCGGAACAAGCCGCACGTGAACATCGGCACCATCGGTCACGTCGACCATGGCAAGACCTCGCTGACCGCTGCCATCACCAAGGTGCTGGCCGAGACGGGCGGCGCGACGTTCGTTGACTATGCGAACATCGACAAGGCGCCGGAAGAGCGCGAGCGCGGCATCACCATCTCGACCGCGCACGTCGAGTATGAGACGGCGGACCGCCACTATGCGCACGTCGACTGCCCGGGCCACGCCGACTATGTGAAGAACATGATCACCGGTGCGGCGCAGATGGACGGCGCCATCCTGGTCGTTTCGGCCACCGACGGCCCGATGCCGCAGACCAAGGAGCACATCCTGCTCGCCAAGCAGGTCGGCGTGCCGACCATGGTCGTCTTCATGAACAAGGTCGACCAGGTCGATGACGAGGAAATCCTCGAACTCGTCGAGCTGGAAATCCGTGAAGAGCTCTCGAAGCGCGACTTCCCGGGCGATGATATTCCGATCATCCGCGGTTCGGCGCTCGCCGCCCTCGAAGGCACCAACGACGAGATCGGCAAGAAGGCGATCCTTGCGCTGATGGCCGCCGTCGACAGCTTCATCCCGCAGCCCGAGCGTCCGCTCGACAAGCCGTTCCTGATGCCGATCGAAGACGTGTTCTCGATCTCGGGCCGCGGCACCGTCGTGACCGGCCGCGTCGAGACCGGCATCGTCAAGGTTGGCGAGGAAGTCGAGATCGTCGGCATCAAGGACACCCGCAAGACCGTCGTGACCGGCGTCGAGATGTTCCGCAAGCTGCTCGACCAGGGCCAGGCCGGCGACAACATCGGCGCGCTGATCCGCGGCGTCGGCCGTGAAGAGGTCGAGCGCGGCCAGGTGCTCTGCAAGCCGGGTTCGATCAAGCCGCACACCGAGTTCAGCTCGGAAGTGTATGTCCTGTCGAAGGACGAGGGCGGCCGTCACACGCCGTTCTTCGCCAACTACCGTCCGCAGTTCTACTTCCGCACCACGGACGTGACCGGCGAAGTCGTTCTCCCCGAGGGCACCGAGATGGTGATGCCGGGCGACAACGTGAATCTCGGCGTCAAGCTGATCGCCCCGATCGCTATGGATCAGGGTCTGCGCTTCGCCATCCGTGAAGGCGGTCGTACCGTCGGCGCGGGGGTTGTCGCGACGATCACAAAGTAA
- the fusA gene encoding elongation factor G — MARSHPLERYRNIGIMAHIDAGKTTTTERILYYTGKSYKIGEVHEGTATMDWMEQEQERGITITSAATTCFWNDHRINIIDTPGHVDFTIEVERSLRVLDGAVACFDGVAGVEPQSETVWRQAEKYRVPRMCFVNKLDRTGANFERCVEMIKDRLGARPLVLYLPIGIEGGFKGLVDLVENRAIIWLDESLGAKFEYREIPDDLKDAAEAARLELIEAAVEQDDAAMEKFFEGEEPDVATLKALIRKGTLNFSFVPVLCGSAFKNKGVQPLLDAVVDYLPSPLDIPPVEGLKLDGETADSRKADDAEPFSALAFKIMNDPFVGTLTFARIYSGKLESASVVMNSVKDKKEKVGRMLLMHANSREDIDVAYAGDIVALAGLKDTTTGDTLCAQNAPIILERMEFPEPVIEVAVEPKTKADQEKMGVALNRLAREDPSFRVTSDHESGQTIIKGMGELHLEILVDRMKREFKVEANVGAPQVAYREYLAKPVELTYTHKKQSGGSGQFGEVKVQVKPGERGSGFVFFDEIKGGNIPREYIPSVEKGMRETAETGSLIGFPIIDFEVHLIDGKYHDVDSSALAFEICARGAMREAAQKAGIKLLEPIMKVEVVTPEDYLGDVIGDMNSRRGQIQGTDSRGNAQVVEAMVPLANMFGYVNQLRSFTQGRAQYTMQFSHYDEVPANVADEVKAKLA, encoded by the coding sequence ATGGCCCGCAGCCATCCGCTCGAACGCTATCGCAACATCGGCATTATGGCGCACATCGATGCCGGCAAGACGACCACGACCGAGCGCATCCTCTACTACACCGGCAAGTCCTACAAGATCGGCGAAGTGCATGAAGGCACCGCGACGATGGACTGGATGGAGCAGGAGCAGGAGCGGGGCATCACGATCACGTCGGCTGCGACCACGTGCTTCTGGAACGATCACCGCATCAACATCATCGACACCCCCGGCCACGTCGACTTCACGATCGAAGTCGAGCGTTCGCTGCGCGTGCTCGACGGTGCCGTTGCGTGCTTCGACGGCGTTGCCGGCGTTGAGCCGCAGTCCGAGACCGTGTGGCGCCAGGCTGAGAAGTATCGCGTGCCCCGCATGTGCTTCGTCAACAAGCTGGATCGCACCGGCGCCAATTTCGAGCGCTGCGTCGAGATGATCAAGGATCGCCTCGGTGCCCGTCCGCTCGTCCTCTATCTCCCGATCGGTATCGAGGGCGGCTTCAAGGGCCTCGTCGACCTGGTCGAGAACCGTGCGATCATCTGGCTTGACGAGAGCCTGGGCGCGAAGTTCGAATATCGCGAGATCCCCGACGACCTCAAGGATGCCGCGGAAGCTGCGCGCCTGGAACTGATCGAGGCCGCCGTCGAGCAGGACGACGCCGCGATGGAGAAGTTCTTCGAGGGCGAGGAGCCCGACGTCGCGACGCTGAAGGCGCTGATCCGCAAGGGCACGCTGAACTTCTCGTTCGTGCCCGTGCTGTGCGGCTCGGCGTTCAAGAACAAGGGCGTGCAGCCCCTGCTCGACGCCGTCGTCGACTATCTGCCGAGCCCGCTCGACATTCCGCCGGTCGAAGGCCTCAAGCTGGACGGCGAGACCGCCGACAGCCGCAAGGCGGACGATGCGGAGCCGTTCTCGGCGCTGGCGTTCAAGATCATGAACGACCCGTTCGTCGGCACGCTGACCTTCGCCCGCATCTATTCCGGCAAGCTCGAGAGCGCGTCGGTGGTGATGAACTCGGTGAAGGACAAGAAGGAAAAGGTTGGCCGCATGCTGCTCATGCATGCGAACAGCCGCGAGGACATCGACGTCGCCTATGCGGGTGACATCGTCGCGCTGGCGGGCCTCAAGGACACCACGACGGGCGACACGCTGTGCGCCCAGAACGCGCCGATCATCCTCGAGCGCATGGAGTTCCCCGAGCCGGTCATCGAGGTCGCCGTGGAGCCGAAGACCAAGGCGGACCAGGAGAAGATGGGCGTCGCGCTCAATCGTCTCGCCCGCGAGGATCCGTCGTTCCGCGTGACCAGCGACCATGAGTCGGGCCAGACCATCATCAAGGGGATGGGCGAACTCCACCTCGAGATCCTGGTCGATCGCATGAAGCGCGAGTTCAAGGTCGAGGCCAATGTCGGTGCGCCGCAGGTGGCGTATCGCGAATATCTCGCGAAGCCGGTCGAATTGACCTACACCCACAAGAAGCAGTCGGGCGGCTCGGGCCAGTTCGGCGAGGTCAAGGTGCAGGTGAAGCCGGGCGAGCGCGGTTCGGGCTTCGTGTTCTTCGACGAGATCAAGGGCGGCAATATTCCGCGCGAGTATATCCCGTCAGTCGAGAAGGGCATGCGCGAGACCGCCGAGACCGGTTCGCTGATCGGCTTCCCGATCATCGACTTCGAAGTGCACCTGATCGACGGCAAGTATCACGACGTCGACTCGTCGGCGCTCGCGTTCGAAATCTGCGCCCGCGGCGCGATGCGCGAAGCGGCCCAGAAGGCCGGCATCAAGCTGCTCGAGCCGATCATGAAGGTCGAGGTCGTCACCCCGGAAGATTATCTGGGTGACGTCATCGGCGACATGAACAGCCGTCGCGGCCAGATCCAGGGCACCGACAGCCGCGGCAACGCACAGGTCGTCGAGGCGATGGTCCCGCTCGCGAACATGTTCGGCTATGTGAACCAGCTCCGCTCGTTCACCCAGGGCCGCGCACAGTACACGATGCAGTTCTCGCATTATGACGAGGTGCCCGCCAACGTCGCCGACGAAGTGAAGGCGAAGCTGGCGTAA
- the rpsG gene encoding 30S ribosomal protein S7 translates to MARRRRPEKREILPDPKFGDVVLSKFMNSVMLDGKKSVAEGIVYGALETIETRAKREPLGVFHDALNNVKPGIEVRSRRVGGATYQVPVEVRVERAQALAIRWLITAARSRSENTMSARLSGELLDAANNRGNAVKKREDTHRMAEANRAFSHYRW, encoded by the coding sequence ATGGCTCGTCGTCGTCGTCCCGAGAAGCGGGAAATCCTGCCCGATCCCAAGTTTGGGGATGTGGTGCTTTCGAAGTTCATGAACAGCGTGATGCTCGACGGCAAGAAGTCCGTCGCCGAGGGCATCGTCTATGGCGCGCTGGAAACCATCGAGACGCGCGCGAAGCGCGAGCCGCTCGGCGTGTTCCATGATGCGCTCAACAATGTGAAGCCGGGCATCGAGGTCCGCAGCCGCCGCGTCGGTGGTGCGACCTACCAGGTGCCGGTCGAAGTGCGCGTCGAGCGTGCCCAGGCGCTGGCGATCCGCTGGCTCATCACGGCCGCCCGGTCGCGCAGCGAGAACACGATGTCGGCGCGCCTTTCCGGCGAGCTTCTCGATGCCGCGAACAACCGCGGCAACGCCGTGAAGAAGCGCGAGGACACGCACCGCATGGCCGAAGCGAACCGCGCCTTCAGCCACTATCGCTGGTGA
- the rpsL gene encoding 30S ribosomal protein S12: protein MPTINQLVRKGRELQKVKSKVPAMEQNPQKRGVCTRVYTTTPKKPNSALRKVAKIRLTNKREVISYIPGEGHNLQEHSVVLIRGGRVRDLPGVRYHVLRGVLDTQGVKNRKQSRSKYGAKRPK, encoded by the coding sequence ATGCCTACGATTAACCAGCTGGTCCGCAAGGGCCGCGAACTGCAGAAGGTCAAGTCGAAGGTTCCTGCGATGGAGCAGAACCCGCAGAAGCGTGGTGTTTGCACCCGCGTCTACACGACGACCCCGAAGAAGCCGAACTCGGCGCTTCGCAAGGTGGCCAAGATCCGTCTGACCAACAAGCGCGAAGTCATCAGCTACATCCCGGGCGAAGGCCACAACCTCCAGGAGCACTCGGTCGTGCTGATCCGCGGCGGCCGTGTGCGCGATCTTCCCGGCGTGCGCTACCACGTCCTGCGCGGCGTCCTCGATACCCAGGGTGTCAAGAACCGCAAGCAGTCCCGCTCCAAGTACGGCGCCAAGCGTCCGAAGTAA
- a CDS encoding phosphatase PAP2 family protein: MNPPLSSAVAGALCILLSLLIGFSLGATPIVLADLWLIEQAAALRADAGPWIAFTRIGDAPARIGFAAVAVVLLLVRRKAGAAALLPLATLIETVATSGLKLAFARPRPALLDHLDTVVTLSFPSGHAAHNMALWALAALLLLPRRGWAAAALVVPLLVGVSRVVLGVHWPSDVLAGWLFGGGMALIAVAVHDRLGTNPRATA, translated from the coding sequence ATGAATCCGCCTTTGTCCTCCGCCGTCGCGGGTGCGCTCTGCATCCTCCTGTCGCTCCTCATCGGTTTCTCGCTCGGGGCGACGCCGATCGTCTTGGCCGATCTGTGGCTGATCGAGCAGGCGGCGGCGCTGCGCGCGGATGCCGGGCCGTGGATCGCCTTCACCCGGATCGGCGATGCCCCCGCGCGGATCGGCTTCGCGGCCGTCGCGGTCGTGCTGCTGCTGGTCCGGCGCAAGGCCGGGGCGGCGGCGCTGCTGCCGCTGGCGACCTTGATCGAGACGGTGGCGACAAGCGGGCTGAAGCTTGCCTTCGCGCGGCCGCGACCGGCGTTGCTGGATCATCTCGACACCGTGGTGACGCTGAGCTTCCCCAGCGGCCATGCCGCGCACAACATGGCGCTTTGGGCGCTGGCCGCCCTGTTGCTCTTGCCGCGCCGCGGCTGGGCGGCGGCGGCGCTGGTCGTGCCGCTGCTGGTCGGCGTCTCGCGCGTCGTGCTGGGCGTGCACTGGCCCAGCGACGTACTCGCCGGCTGGCTGTTCGGCGGCGGCATGGCGCTGATCGCCGTTGCGGTGCACGATCGTCTCGGAACCAACCCGCGCGCCACGGCTTGA
- a CDS encoding metal-dependent hydrolase family protein — translation MKLLAAACLAAIACATPASAETVIITADRMIDVIAGKVVDHPAVMVTDGRITGIADARTVRWGADVRHIDLGGKTILPGFIDMHVHLDANPLYGGYTGLQFTDLFWAVQGVGNAKAMLDAGFTTVRNVGSENYSDVAYKQAIDEGLMAGPRIVPAAHALGATGGHCDSTYLPPSFKAKGVAVGDGPADLRRIVREQRKYGAEVIKVCATGGVFSRNTEPGQQQLSEEELRAIADEAHQWGLKVAAHAHGAAGIKAAIRAGIDTIEHASLIDDEGIRLAKERGTRLSMDIFNTDYTQAEGKKNGVLEDNLRKDREVAQIQRDNFRKAHAAGVKLVFGTDAGVMPHGTAGGQFRVMVQYGMTPMEAIQAATREAALALGREKDVGAIAVGRYADIVAVGGDPLADVGELADVDVVIKSGVLIRRVD, via the coding sequence ATGAAGCTGCTCGCCGCCGCCTGCCTGGCCGCCATCGCCTGCGCCACCCCGGCCAGTGCCGAAACCGTCATCATCACCGCGGACCGGATGATCGACGTCATCGCCGGCAAGGTGGTCGATCACCCCGCGGTGATGGTGACCGACGGCCGCATCACCGGCATCGCCGATGCGCGCACCGTGCGCTGGGGCGCCGATGTTCGCCATATCGACCTCGGCGGCAAGACGATCCTGCCGGGCTTCATCGACATGCACGTCCATCTCGATGCCAACCCGCTCTACGGCGGCTATACCGGGCTGCAGTTCACCGACCTGTTCTGGGCCGTGCAGGGTGTCGGCAATGCGAAGGCGATGCTCGATGCCGGCTTCACGACGGTGCGCAACGTCGGCTCGGAGAATTATTCGGATGTCGCCTACAAGCAGGCGATCGACGAAGGGCTGATGGCCGGCCCGCGCATCGTGCCCGCGGCGCACGCGCTCGGCGCCACCGGCGGCCATTGCGACAGCACCTATCTGCCGCCCTCGTTCAAGGCGAAAGGCGTCGCGGTGGGGGACGGTCCGGCGGATCTCCGTCGGATCGTGCGCGAGCAGCGGAAGTACGGCGCCGAGGTGATCAAGGTCTGCGCGACCGGCGGCGTCTTCTCGCGCAACACCGAGCCCGGGCAGCAGCAGCTGAGCGAGGAGGAATTGCGCGCGATCGCCGATGAGGCGCATCAATGGGGCCTCAAGGTCGCCGCGCATGCGCATGGCGCGGCGGGCATCAAGGCGGCGATCCGCGCGGGCATCGACACGATCGAACATGCCAGCCTGATCGACGACGAGGGCATCCGGCTTGCGAAGGAGCGTGGCACCCGGCTGTCGATGGACATCTTCAACACCGATTACACCCAGGCCGAGGGCAAGAAGAACGGCGTGCTCGAAGACAATCTGCGCAAGGACCGCGAGGTGGCGCAGATCCAGCGCGACAATTTCCGCAAGGCGCATGCGGCGGGCGTCAAGCTGGTGTTCGGCACCGACGCCGGGGTGATGCCGCACGGCACCGCGGGCGGCCAGTTCCGGGTGATGGTGCAATATGGAATGACGCCGATGGAGGCGATCCAGGCGGCGACGCGCGAAGCCGCGCTGGCGCTGGGGCGTGAAAAGGATGTCGGCGCGATCGCTGTCGGCCGCTACGCCGATATCGTCGCGGTCGGCGGCGATCCGCTGGCCGACGTCGGCGAACTCGCCGATGTCGATGTCGTCATCAAGAGTGGGGTGTTGATCCGGCGCGTGGACTGA
- a CDS encoding MAPEG family protein — protein MAAFSIVWPTIALVALTWAVWFRMYQKRIAHLRANPPTEDQFRTGAAALRYFQPVEMPANNLANLFEMPVLYFALVPLLLTTGHATVAQTILACLYVVFRALHSWEHVGINRVMTRFRWYLMSCAVLMAMWIGFTIDFAVAHLDALTG, from the coding sequence GTGGCCGCCTTCTCGATCGTTTGGCCGACGATCGCGCTGGTCGCGCTGACCTGGGCGGTGTGGTTTCGCATGTATCAGAAGCGCATCGCGCATCTGAGGGCGAACCCGCCGACCGAGGACCAGTTCAGGACCGGTGCGGCGGCGCTGCGCTATTTCCAGCCCGTGGAAATGCCGGCGAACAACCTGGCCAATCTGTTCGAGATGCCGGTGCTCTATTTCGCACTCGTGCCTCTGCTGCTGACGACGGGGCACGCGACGGTGGCGCAGACCATCCTCGCCTGCCTCTACGTCGTCTTCCGCGCGCTCCACAGCTGGGAGCATGTCGGCATCAACCGGGTGATGACCCGGTTCCGCTGGTATCTGATGTCGTGCGCGGTGCTGATGGCGATGTGGATCGGCTTCACGATCGACTTCGCCGTGGCGCATCTGGATGCGTTGACGGGGTGA
- the lpdA gene encoding dihydrolipoyl dehydrogenase produces MADTYDLIVLGSGPGGYVSAIRAAQLGLKTAIVEREKLGGICLNWGCIPTKALLRTSEVYHYITHADAYGLSVEKPSFDLAKVTERSRKVAGQLNAGVKGLMKKNKVTVVEGVGAITGKGKLEVTSGSGKVQLEAKHIIVATGARARDLPFAKADGDRIWTYRHAMVPPAMPTELLVIGSGAIGVEFASFYSDMGAKVTIVEMLDRIVPVEDAEISEFMTKALTKQGMTILTGAGVEKLDVAKDGVTASIKGKDGKVTTTRFSHVIVAVGIVPNTENIGLEALGVKTDRGHIVVDGFGRTNVEGIYAIGDVTGPPWLAHKASHEGIVCVEALAGKNPHPFETWNIPGCTYARPQIASVGLTEAKAKDAGHKVKVGKFPFIGNGKAIALGEAEGFIKTVFDETTGELLGAHMIGAEVTELIQGYVIARQLETTEEELMHTVFAHPTLSEMMHESVLGAYGRALHF; encoded by the coding sequence ATGGCTGACACCTACGACCTCATTGTGCTCGGCTCCGGCCCCGGCGGTTACGTCTCCGCGATCCGCGCGGCGCAGCTCGGCCTCAAGACGGCGATCGTCGAGCGCGAGAAGCTGGGCGGCATCTGCCTCAACTGGGGCTGCATCCCCACCAAGGCGCTGCTGCGCACCTCGGAAGTCTATCACTACATCACCCATGCCGACGCCTATGGCCTGTCGGTGGAGAAGCCTTCGTTCGATCTCGCCAAGGTCACGGAGCGTAGCCGCAAGGTCGCCGGGCAGCTCAATGCCGGCGTCAAGGGGCTGATGAAGAAGAACAAGGTCACCGTCGTCGAGGGCGTCGGCGCGATCACCGGCAAGGGCAAGCTGGAAGTCACCAGCGGCAGCGGCAAGGTGCAGCTCGAAGCCAAGCACATCATCGTCGCGACCGGCGCCCGCGCCCGCGACCTGCCCTTCGCCAAGGCGGACGGCGACCGCATCTGGACCTATCGCCACGCGATGGTGCCGCCGGCGATGCCGACCGAGCTGCTCGTGATCGGCTCCGGCGCGATCGGCGTCGAGTTCGCCAGCTTCTATTCGGACATGGGCGCCAAGGTGACCATCGTCGAGATGCTCGATCGCATCGTGCCGGTGGAAGATGCCGAGATCAGCGAGTTCATGACCAAGGCGCTGACCAAGCAGGGCATGACCATCCTGACCGGTGCCGGCGTCGAGAAGCTCGATGTCGCCAAGGACGGCGTCACCGCCTCGATCAAGGGCAAGGACGGCAAGGTCACCACGACCAGGTTCAGCCATGTCATCGTCGCGGTCGGCATCGTGCCGAACACCGAGAATATCGGCCTCGAGGCGCTGGGCGTGAAGACCGACCGCGGCCACATCGTCGTCGACGGCTTCGGCCGCACCAATGTCGAGGGCATCTACGCGATCGGCGACGTCACCGGGCCGCCGTGGCTGGCGCACAAGGCGAGCCATGAGGGCATCGTCTGCGTCGAGGCGCTGGCGGGCAAGAACCCGCACCCGTTCGAGACCTGGAACATCCCGGGCTGCACCTATGCCCGCCCGCAGATCGCGTCGGTCGGCCTGACCGAGGCGAAGGCCAAGGACGCCGGGCACAAGGTGAAGGTGGGCAAGTTCCCCTTCATCGGCAACGGCAAGGCGATCGCGCTGGGCGAGGCCGAGGGCTTCATCAAGACGGTGTTCGACGAGACCACCGGCGAACTGCTGGGCGCGCACATGATCGGCGCCGAGGTGACCGAACTGATCCAGGGCTATGTCATCGCCCGCCAGCTCGAAACCACCGAGGAAGAGCTGATGCACACCGTGTTCGCGCACCCGACGCTCTCCGAGATGATGCATGAGAGCGTGCTGGGCGCGTACGGCCGGGCGCTGCACTTCTAG
- a CDS encoding pyruvate dehydrogenase complex dihydrolipoamide acetyltransferase has product MPIELKMPALSPTMEEGTLAKWLVKEGDTVKSGDLLAEIETDKATMEFEAVDEGTIQKILVAEGTDGVKVGAVIALIAGEGEDASAPAAPAEPKSEPKPEPEVAAKAATPAPAPAPAAAPAPARAAGDRVNASPLARRIAAAKGVDLAGVAGSGPNGRVVKADVEGAKAGAPAAAAAPAPAPAAAPAPAATPAPVAESSIPHEAVKLSNMRKTIARRLTESKQQVPHIYLTVDIRLDALLKLRTELNAALESRGVKLSVNDMLIKALAASLIEVPACNVSLAGDTLLKFSRADISVAVSIPGGLITPIIVGAEAKAMSAIATEMKDLAARAKDGKLKPEEYQGGTASLSNMGMFGIKQFEAVINPPQGMIMAIGAGEKRPYIVDDALGVATVMSATGSFDHRAIDGADGAQLMKAFKTLVENPLALIA; this is encoded by the coding sequence ATGCCGATCGAGCTCAAGATGCCCGCCCTCTCTCCGACGATGGAGGAGGGGACGCTGGCCAAGTGGCTGGTCAAGGAAGGAGACACGGTCAAGTCGGGCGATCTGCTCGCCGAGATCGAAACCGACAAGGCGACGATGGAATTCGAAGCCGTCGACGAGGGCACCATCCAGAAGATCCTCGTCGCCGAAGGGACCGACGGCGTCAAGGTGGGCGCGGTGATCGCGCTGATCGCCGGCGAGGGCGAGGATGCGTCCGCACCCGCCGCCCCGGCCGAACCGAAGTCCGAGCCCAAGCCCGAACCCGAAGTCGCCGCCAAGGCCGCGACGCCGGCGCCCGCTCCGGCCCCTGCCGCCGCGCCTGCGCCGGCGCGTGCTGCCGGCGACCGCGTCAACGCCAGCCCGCTCGCGCGCCGCATCGCCGCTGCCAAGGGCGTCGACCTCGCCGGCGTGGCCGGCTCCGGCCCGAACGGCCGGGTGGTGAAGGCCGACGTCGAGGGCGCCAAGGCAGGCGCTCCCGCCGCTGCCGCGGCGCCTGCGCCCGCTCCCGCCGCCGCGCCAGCGCCGGCCGCAACGCCCGCGCCCGTCGCCGAGAGCAGCATCCCGCACGAAGCGGTCAAGCTCAGCAACATGCGCAAGACGATCGCGCGCCGCCTGACCGAATCGAAGCAGCAGGTGCCGCACATCTACCTGACCGTCGACATCCGACTCGACGCGCTGCTCAAGCTGCGCACCGAGCTGAATGCGGCGCTGGAGAGCCGCGGCGTCAAGCTGTCGGTCAACGACATGCTGATCAAGGCGCTGGCTGCCTCCCTGATCGAAGTTCCGGCGTGCAACGTCTCGCTCGCCGGTGACACGCTGCTGAAGTTCAGCCGCGCCGACATTTCGGTGGCGGTCTCGATCCCGGGCGGCCTGATCACCCCGATCATCGTCGGTGCCGAAGCCAAGGCGATGTCGGCGATCGCGACCGAGATGAAGGATCTCGCAGCGCGCGCCAAGGACGGCAAGCTGAAGCCCGAGGAATATCAGGGCGGCACCGCCAGCCTGTCCAACATGGGCATGTTCGGCATCAAGCAGTTCGAGGCAGTGATCAACCCGCCGCAGGGCATGATCATGGCGATCGGTGCCGGCGAGAAGCGCCCCTATATCGTCGACGACGCGCTGGGCGTGGCGACGGTGATGAGCGCGACCGGCAGCTTCGACCATCGCGCGATCGACGGGGCCGACGGCGCCCAGCTGATGAAGGCGTTCAAGACCCTCGTCGAGAACCCGCTCGCGCTGATCGCCTGA